Below is a genomic region from Desulforhopalus sp..
GTGTCGCCCACTAAGCAAAAGAAAGAGGTGGCGGGTAAAGACTATACTGGAACAAGCAGGATAGGTTTGCGAATACTTAAGACTGCCCACTTTTTATATGTTTAGGAAGAGATATCAGGTGAAATTATGATTCAAACAGAGACAGTGCTTAATGTGGCTGATAATTCCGGAGCTAAAAAGGTACTCTGTATTAGAGTTCTTGGTGGTACCGGTAAAAGATATGCAACTATTGGAGATGTAATAGTTGTAACTGTGAAGGAAGCGATTCCCAACGCAAAGGTAAAGAAAGGTGACGTCATGAAAGCCGTCATTGTTCGAACTAAAAAAGAAATAAAACGGGCTGATGACACTTGGGTAAGGTTTGATGACAACGCTGCTGTTATGCTTGCTTCCTCTGGCGAACCAGTAGGGACACGTATTTTCGGGCCAGTCGCAAGAGAGTTAAGAAATCAGGGTTTTATGAAAATCATCTCTTTAGCGCCTGAGGCACTTTAGCCATCCTGTGTCCCCGCATGGGATTTTGAAAAATGATTGAAGAAGGTATATCAATGAGACAGGGCAAAACATACCTGAAAAAAAATGATCAGGTGGAAGTCATAACAGGAAAAGATAAGGGTCGGGTTGGCAAGGTTCTCAAAGTCTTGAAAGATGAAGATAAGGCTTTGGTAGAGCGGATAAATATGATCAAGAAGCACACCAAACCTCGAGAGATGAACCAGCAAGGGCAGATTGTCGAGAAAGAAGCGCTTATTCATGTTTCCAACCTTCAGCTTATCTGTCCTGAATGTACTAAAACAGGTCGAATCGGAAAGAAAATTCTTGACGACGGTACAAAGATTAGATGTTGCAAAAATTGTGGTGCCACAATCGAAAGCAAAAGCAAGGCAAAGTAGGTAAAAAGGATACGTTAGGAGTATATAAATGGGTGCACTTAGAGAAATGTATATTAATGAGTGCGTACCTGCACTCAGAGAGGAGTTTGGCTATACAAACGTCATGGAAATTCCTCAAATTAAGAAAATTGTTCTCAATATGGGATTAGGTGAGGCTGTACAAAATCCTAAAATTGTTGAAGGTGCAGCTAATGAACTCACCATGATTGCTGGGCAAAAAGCTGTGATTACCAAGGCAAAAAAATCGATTGCAACCTTCAAGTTAAGAGTAGGCATGCCTATCGGTTGCTGCGTTACTCTTCGCGGCGAAAAAATGTATAATTTTTATAGCAAATTAGTAAATATTGCTTTGCCTCGTGTTCGTGACTTTCGAGGATTGTCGTCCAAAGGTTTTGATGGTAGAGGTAATTTTTCTATGGGGATACAGGAAGAGATTATTTTCCCAGAAATAGATTACGACAAAATTGATAAGATCAAAGGTCTAAATATAACTATAGTAACCACGGCAAAAACAGACGCAGAGGGGGCTTTTCTTCTTAAGCTGATGGGTATGCCATTCAAGAAATAGATTAAATAGATAGCAATATCAGACGAATATAAATAAGTATTTGGAGGTCGGTTTGGCTAAGAAATCCATAATTGCAAAAGCACAGAGGAAACAAAAGTTTTCAGTGAGACAATACAATAGATGCCCACTTTGTGGACGACCGAGGGCATTTATTCGGAAATTTGGTGTCTGCAGGATTTGCTTTCGTAAACTTGCGTCAAGTGGTGAGATAACTGGAGTTACAAAGTCCAGTTGGTAAATTGACTCTCATTAATTAGCTTTTTGTGCGCTACTATTCTGAACTATAAGGAGTGTTCGCTATGTCAATGAGCGATCCACTGGCAGACATGCTGACCAGATTAAGAAATGCAGTAATGGTGAAGTTTGATTCAGTAGAGATGCCTTTGTCTACTGTGAAAAAAGATGTTGCTAAGGTGCTTAAAGACGAGGGGTATATTCGTGATTTTCGGGTCAAGAATGATCTAGTTCAAGGTACTTTAACGATTGATCTTAAGTATGGGCCTAAAAAAGAATCGGTAATAACTGGTTTAAAAAGAATAAGCAAACCTGGCCAACGGAAGTACACTAAAGTCGACGATCTTCCGAAAGTATTGAATGGACTTGGAATTGCAATTATCTCCACATCAAAGGGAGTGGTTACGGATAAGCAGGCTAGAGCTCTGAATACTGGTGGGGAAATAATTTGTGAGGTCTGGTAGACCCACGAATAACGGAGGATGATATGTCTCGAATTGGAAAACAACCCATTCCGGTTCCAAACGGAGTGACAATTGCCCTTGTTGGGCAACAGATTATGGTAACAGGAGCGAAAGGTAGTTTGAGCCGCACTGTGAATTCCGAAATAGAAATCGAGCTTCAGGAAAACGTAGTTAACGTTAAGACTCGAACTGATAGCCCTAAAGTTAACGCGTTTAGGGGGCTTACGCGAACTCTGATTAATAATATGATTGTTGGTGTTGCCGAAGGATTTCAGAAAGTTCTTATGATTGAAGGAGTCGGATATAAAGCGAGTGTGGATGGGTCTGTGCTTACATTAAATGTAGGATACTCAAGCCCCAAAGACTACTCTCTTCCGAAAGATGTGTTGGCTACAGTCGAAGGTAACACAAAAATTGTCCTCCAGTCTATCGATAAGGAATTGCTTGGCCTCACTGCTTCTAAGATTCGACAGATTCGCAAACCTGAGCCTTATAAAGGTAAAGGCATCAGATATGAAAATGAGCATATCGTTAGGAAAGTCGGCAAATCAGGTACCAAATAGTCAGTGGCATCTGCAAAGGCAAAAATCATAGAATGGTAAACTGTAATGGCTAAGACAAATCCATCGACAATTGCAAGGGCAAAGCGAGTCAGAAGAATCAGGAAGAAAATCTCTGGTACGAGCGAACGGCCTAGATTGCGTGTCTTCAAAAGTAACAAACATATATATGCACAACTTATTGATGATGTGGCTGGACATACACTTGTGTCGATGTCTACTGTCGATAAGCAGTTTGATTTGGGTGAAGAAAAAGGTAAATCTGCCGCTGCCAAGAAAGTAGGCATTGACCTTGCTGCGAGAGCTAAAGCTTTTGGGATTAGTAAAGTTACCTTTGATCGTGGTGGTTCAGTGTATCATGGCAGAGTAAAGTCGCTTTCTGAAGGTGCTCGTGAAGGCGGTCTTGATTTTTAATTACTTTTATTATTAAGGGGGTGTCCCTTGTCTGATTTTAAACGTTCCAAAAGTGTGGCTACTGAGGAGCTGATAGAGAAGATTGTTTTCATTAACCGTGTAGCTAAAGTGGTTAAAGGCGGCAGAAGATTTAGCTTTAGTGCAATTATCGTTGTTGGAGATGGCAACGGTAAGGTTGGATATGGCTTAGGAAAAGCCAATCAAGTACCAGAAGCAATACGGAAAGGTGTTGAGCAAGCGCGGAAGAGTATGTCTTCTATCTCATTAACTGAAACGACAATTCCTCATCAGATAGTAGGAAAATTTGGATCGGGGAAAGTGCTTCTCAAACCTGCTTCGGCTGGCACAGGGTTAATTGCTGGTGGGCCGGTTCGTGCTGTTCTTGAGGCAGCTGGTGTTTCAAATATTCTTACAAAATGTCTCGGTTCACATAATCCACATAATATGGTTAAGGCAACCTTAGCTGGATTAATGGAATTACGAACTGCAAAGAATATCGCAGATTTGCGTGGAAAAAGCTTAGAAGAAATGTCTGTTTAATGTATGTATGCCTTACTGTGAGGTATTTGCAGATTGCAGATTAAGTAAAATTTTCGCTAGAGAAGGTAGTCAAATGTCTGATACTATTACTATTACCCTTGTTAAAAGTGGCATTGGTGGTACAGAGAGGGTCAATGCAACCTTAACCGGACTTGGGCTCACTAAATTGAACAAGACAGTGACAAGAACGGATACTCCTGCAATTCGAGGAATGATTAGAAAAGTATCGCATCTTGTGCGTATAGAGGAGAATTAACATGTTGACCTTAGCTAACCTATCTCCCCAAGTTGGATCAAAAAAGCAGCGGAAACGTCTAGGTCGGGGGCCAGGGAGCGGACATGGTAAGACCGCCGGTCGAGGGCACAAAGGTTTTAAGGCGAGATCTGGATCGGGAGTCAAACCTGGTTTTGAGGGAGGACAAATGCCGCTACAAAGGCGTCTTCCCAAACGTGGTTTTACGAATATTTTTAAGAAGCAATTCGTATTGGTTTCACTTAGTCAACTCAACTCACTGGATTCAGAGAGTATTGTTACTATAGATACCCTAATAGCTGCCAAGATAGTTGATCACGGTGTTAATGTTAAGGTGCTAGCAAATGGTGAGCTAACCAAACCTCTTAAAATTCAAATTGGAAAAATAAGTGAATCAGCAAAAGCAAAAATCATAGCAGCTGGCGGCACTGTAATCAGTGAGAAATCAGTTGCATAGGTCCTAGTTTTTTAACTTTTTTTCCAGGTCTTTTCATGTCCCGTGAAAAATATCTAAGGTATTAATGATGAGTGGATTGCAGAGTGCTGCAAATATTCCTGAGCTGCGTAGACGTGTATTGTTCACGATTATAATGCTAGCAGTCTATAGAATCGGTGTTCAAATTCCCACACCAGGCATAAATGGTGAAGCCTTAGCCGCTTTTTTCTCACAAAAAGCCGGAACTTTGTTTGGGATGTTTAACATGTTTTCTGGAGGCGCATTAGAGAACTTTTCAATCTTCGCACTTGGGATAATGCCTTACATAAGCTCATCGATCATTATCCAGCTATTGACAGTTGTTATTCCTCAGCTTGAGGCTTTAAAAAAAGAGGGTCAATCAGGTCAAAGGAAAATAACACAGTATACGAGGTATGGAACTGTACTGCTGAGTATTATACAGGGAACATTTATTGCTGTAGGCTTGCAGGGGATGGCAGGACCGGGAGGAGAAGCGATCGTCCTCAATCCCGGATTACAATTCAAACTGATGACAGTGCTTACCTTGACTTCAGGTACTGCCTTTATCATGTGGCTTGGTGAGCAAATGACAGAAAGGGGTATTGGCAATGGCATTTCTTTAATAATCTTTGCAGGAATTGTAGCTGGTATTCCTTCAGCCATTGTTAACTCAATGCAGCTTATTAAAGCCGGAGAAATTGCATTATTCTTTGTTCCGTTCCTCATTCTTTTTATGTTCATCATTGTAGCGCTAATTGTTTTCTGTGAAACTGCTCAAAGAAGAATTCCAATTCAATACGCGAAAAGAGTTGTTGGGAAAAGGGTATATGGTGGGCAAAGCTCTCACCTGCCACTCAAAATCAACATTTCTGGTGTTATACCACCTATTTTTGCGTCTTCAATTATGATGTTCCCAGCTACTATTGGAAGCTTCATTCAGATAGATTGGGTACAGAGAGCTTCTGCCGCTATGTCGCCAGGGACGATCTACTATTATATGTTTTTTGTAGGTATGATTGTGTTCTTTTGTTTCTTTTATACTGCTGTAACGTTTAAACCGGATGATGTAGCGGAAAATCTTAAGAAACATGGTGGGTTTATTCCGGGAATACGGCCAGGGAAGAAAACGGCAGAATTTATAGATAAGGTTCTCACAAGGCTTACTGTTGTCGGAGCGGTTTATTTGAGTTCTGTTTGTATTTTGCCAACGATACTGGTTTCGAAATTCAATATTCCGTTCTATTTTGGTGGCACTGCGTTACTGATTGTTGTCGGAGTGGCAATAGATACAATAGCACAGATAGAATCACACCTTCACATGCGTAATTATGAAGGGTTTATGAAGCAAGGTAAAATTAAAGGACGTAGGTAGAGGTGTTTTCTTCAAAAACGGAAGAGAGAAATTTCCAAAATATCGTTCTTAAAACTGCTGATGAAATTATCGTTATGCAGGAGGCCAACCAGATTGTTGCTGAAATCCTATCAATTGTTGAAAGAAGCGTTGATATTGGGATTACGACTTGGGATCTTGATAAGATTGCAGAAGATCATTGTTATAAGTATGGTGCAGTACCCGCATTCAAAGGCTACCGTGGCTTTCCTGGGAGCTTGTGTCTATCTGTAAATGAAGAGGTCGTTCATGGCATCCCTTCGAGGAAAAAGAAATTAAAGAAGGGGGATATTGTCTCCGTTGATTTTGGTGTGTGCTATAAAGGATACTTTGGAGATTCGGCTATTACGATTCCTGTCGGGGGCATAAGTGACGATGTCAATAAATTGATTGAAGTGACACGGCAGTCCCTTTATAAGGGCATAGAAAAAGTGGTTGTAGGTAACAGAATTAGCGATGTTTCAAAGGCGATACAAGACTATGTCGAAGGACATGGTTTTTCTGTGGTAAGGCAGTTTGTTGGGCACGGAATTGGAAAGGCTCTGCACGAACCACCCGAAATTCCAAATTTTTATCAGGGCGAAAGAACAATACGGTTGCTGGCCGGAATGGTTCTAGCTATCGAGCCCATGGTTAACATTGGTACACATAGGGTAAAAGTACTGAGGGATGGCTGGACTGTAGTGACGAGTGATAGAAAGCCGTCCGCACATTTTGAGCATTCGGTTGCGGTCACAGAGTCTGGCCCACTTATTCTTAGCTCTGGGAAAACCGATGGCAACTGAAGAAATTACTTCTCATTTGCAAGATGTTGTATTATATTAATCCCCTTTTAATTGGGACTTTGATTTTTCAGGATACTCCATGGCAAAAGAAGAAGCAATTGAAGTTGAAGGCACCATTATAGAACCATTGCCAAACGCAATGTTCCGTGTTGAGTTAGATAATGGACACAAGGTGCTCGCACATATTTCCGGGAAGATGCGTATGCATTTTATTAAGATACTGCCAGGAGACAGAGTAACAATTGAACTCTCTCCATATGATTTAAATCGGGGAAGGGTAACGTTTCGGGCAAAAACCGCTAAAAAGAAAAAATAGAGAGTTTGTCGATCATGAAAGTACGCGCATCGGTAAAAAAAATCTGTAGTGACTGTAAGATATTTAAGCGTAATGGTATTGTTCGCGTATCCTGCAAAGTAAAAAAACATAAACAGAGGCAGGGATAAATTGATATATTTTTTAAAACACACCTACTTCTTTTAAGGAGAAATACTTTGGCACGTATAGCAGGAATTGATCTTCCTAAAAATAAACA
It encodes:
- the rpmJ gene encoding 50S ribosomal protein L36; the encoded protein is MKVRASVKKICSDCKIFKRNGIVRVSCKVKKHKQRQG
- the rplO gene encoding 50S ribosomal protein L15 codes for the protein MLTLANLSPQVGSKKQRKRLGRGPGSGHGKTAGRGHKGFKARSGSGVKPGFEGGQMPLQRRLPKRGFTNIFKKQFVLVSLSQLNSLDSESIVTIDTLIAAKIVDHGVNVKVLANGELTKPLKIQIGKISESAKAKIIAAGGTVISEKSVA
- the infA gene encoding translation initiation factor IF-1, with amino-acid sequence MAKEEAIEVEGTIIEPLPNAMFRVELDNGHKVLAHISGKMRMHFIKILPGDRVTIELSPYDLNRGRVTFRAKTAKKKK
- a CDS encoding type Z 30S ribosomal protein S14; this translates as MAKKSIIAKAQRKQKFSVRQYNRCPLCGRPRAFIRKFGVCRICFRKLASSGEITGVTKSSW
- the secY gene encoding preprotein translocase subunit SecY, which encodes MSGLQSAANIPELRRRVLFTIIMLAVYRIGVQIPTPGINGEALAAFFSQKAGTLFGMFNMFSGGALENFSIFALGIMPYISSSIIIQLLTVVIPQLEALKKEGQSGQRKITQYTRYGTVLLSIIQGTFIAVGLQGMAGPGGEAIVLNPGLQFKLMTVLTLTSGTAFIMWLGEQMTERGIGNGISLIIFAGIVAGIPSAIVNSMQLIKAGEIALFFVPFLILFMFIIVALIVFCETAQRRIPIQYAKRVVGKRVYGGQSSHLPLKINISGVIPPIFASSIMMFPATIGSFIQIDWVQRASAAMSPGTIYYYMFFVGMIVFFCFFYTAVTFKPDDVAENLKKHGGFIPGIRPGKKTAEFIDKVLTRLTVVGAVYLSSVCILPTILVSKFNIPFYFGGTALLIVVGVAIDTIAQIESHLHMRNYEGFMKQGKIKGRR
- the rpsH gene encoding 30S ribosomal protein S8 — protein: MSMSDPLADMLTRLRNAVMVKFDSVEMPLSTVKKDVAKVLKDEGYIRDFRVKNDLVQGTLTIDLKYGPKKESVITGLKRISKPGQRKYTKVDDLPKVLNGLGIAIISTSKGVVTDKQARALNTGGEIICEVW
- the rplE gene encoding 50S ribosomal protein L5, which produces MGALREMYINECVPALREEFGYTNVMEIPQIKKIVLNMGLGEAVQNPKIVEGAANELTMIAGQKAVITKAKKSIATFKLRVGMPIGCCVTLRGEKMYNFYSKLVNIALPRVRDFRGLSSKGFDGRGNFSMGIQEEIIFPEIDYDKIDKIKGLNITIVTTAKTDAEGAFLLKLMGMPFKK
- the map gene encoding type I methionyl aminopeptidase, with translation MFSSKTEERNFQNIVLKTADEIIVMQEANQIVAEILSIVERSVDIGITTWDLDKIAEDHCYKYGAVPAFKGYRGFPGSLCLSVNEEVVHGIPSRKKKLKKGDIVSVDFGVCYKGYFGDSAITIPVGGISDDVNKLIEVTRQSLYKGIEKVVVGNRISDVSKAIQDYVEGHGFSVVRQFVGHGIGKALHEPPEIPNFYQGERTIRLLAGMVLAIEPMVNIGTHRVKVLRDGWTVVTSDRKPSAHFEHSVAVTESGPLILSSGKTDGN
- the rplR gene encoding 50S ribosomal protein L18; protein product: MAKTNPSTIARAKRVRRIRKKISGTSERPRLRVFKSNKHIYAQLIDDVAGHTLVSMSTVDKQFDLGEEKGKSAAAKKVGIDLAARAKAFGISKVTFDRGGSVYHGRVKSLSEGAREGGLDF
- the rplF gene encoding 50S ribosomal protein L6 → MSRIGKQPIPVPNGVTIALVGQQIMVTGAKGSLSRTVNSEIEIELQENVVNVKTRTDSPKVNAFRGLTRTLINNMIVGVAEGFQKVLMIEGVGYKASVDGSVLTLNVGYSSPKDYSLPKDVLATVEGNTKIVLQSIDKELLGLTASKIRQIRKPEPYKGKGIRYENEHIVRKVGKSGTK
- the rplN gene encoding 50S ribosomal protein L14 — translated: MIQTETVLNVADNSGAKKVLCIRVLGGTGKRYATIGDVIVVTVKEAIPNAKVKKGDVMKAVIVRTKKEIKRADDTWVRFDDNAAVMLASSGEPVGTRIFGPVARELRNQGFMKIISLAPEAL
- the rpsE gene encoding 30S ribosomal protein S5; the protein is MSDFKRSKSVATEELIEKIVFINRVAKVVKGGRRFSFSAIIVVGDGNGKVGYGLGKANQVPEAIRKGVEQARKSMSSISLTETTIPHQIVGKFGSGKVLLKPASAGTGLIAGGPVRAVLEAAGVSNILTKCLGSHNPHNMVKATLAGLMELRTAKNIADLRGKSLEEMSV
- the rplX gene encoding 50S ribosomal protein L24 is translated as MRQGKTYLKKNDQVEVITGKDKGRVGKVLKVLKDEDKALVERINMIKKHTKPREMNQQGQIVEKEALIHVSNLQLICPECTKTGRIGKKILDDGTKIRCCKNCGATIESKSKAK
- the rpmD gene encoding 50S ribosomal protein L30, producing the protein MSDTITITLVKSGIGGTERVNATLTGLGLTKLNKTVTRTDTPAIRGMIRKVSHLVRIEEN